A part of Spiribacter vilamensis genomic DNA contains:
- a CDS encoding RNA-guided endonuclease InsQ/TnpB family protein, producing MQRLQAFKFQLRPNGHQEKMARRFAGSSRFVYNRALALQKARHESGEKKLGYAGLCKELSAWKQDSQTQWLTHAPSQSLQQALKDLERAYANFFEGRAAPPAFKKRGWHDAFRFPQGVKLDQANARICLPKLGWIRYRKSREVLGTVKNVTVLASGGKWFVSIQTECEVETPRHPATSMVGVDLGVANLATLSTGEIIAPVNALAKRQRQLARAQRDLSRKRKFSRNWIKARARIRKIHTRVGNTRCDYLHKLTTTLSKNHAAVVIEDLQVRNMTRSASGTVDQPGQNVRAKSGLNRSILDQGWGELRRQLAYKQAWRGGIVETVEPRNTSRTCSACGHVAKENRPSQSRFECVVCGHTAHADVNAARNILAAGHAATACGGDVSPYRHLGVGMAAPAK from the coding sequence ATGCAGCGCCTGCAAGCCTTCAAATTCCAGCTCCGGCCGAACGGTCATCAGGAAAAGATGGCCCGCCGCTTCGCCGGCTCGAGCCGGTTCGTTTATAACCGGGCTCTGGCGTTGCAAAAAGCTCGGCACGAAAGCGGAGAGAAGAAACTGGGCTACGCCGGTCTGTGCAAAGAGTTGTCGGCCTGGAAGCAAGACTCGCAGACGCAGTGGCTCACCCACGCCCCGTCCCAATCGCTCCAGCAGGCCCTGAAAGATCTGGAGCGGGCTTATGCCAACTTCTTCGAGGGCCGGGCTGCTCCTCCCGCCTTCAAAAAACGCGGCTGGCATGACGCCTTCCGCTTTCCGCAGGGCGTGAAACTGGATCAGGCAAACGCCCGCATCTGTCTCCCTAAGCTCGGCTGGATTCGGTACCGCAAGAGTCGGGAGGTGCTCGGGACCGTGAAGAATGTCACGGTATTGGCATCGGGCGGCAAGTGGTTTGTCAGCATTCAGACCGAGTGCGAGGTCGAGACGCCGCGTCATCCGGCCACTTCCATGGTCGGGGTGGATCTGGGCGTCGCGAACCTTGCCACGCTGTCCACCGGCGAGATCATCGCGCCCGTCAACGCACTGGCCAAGCGCCAGCGGCAACTCGCGAGGGCGCAACGTGATCTGAGCCGCAAGCGTAAGTTCTCCCGCAACTGGATCAAGGCCAGGGCCCGCATCCGGAAAATTCACACCCGAGTCGGCAACACCCGGTGCGACTACCTGCACAAGCTCACCACCACCCTCAGCAAAAATCACGCCGCGGTGGTGATCGAGGACCTGCAGGTGCGGAACATGACCCGGTCTGCGTCGGGAACGGTTGATCAACCGGGACAAAATGTCCGCGCCAAATCGGGACTCAACCGCTCTATCCTTGACCAGGGATGGGGCGAGTTGCGTCGCCAGCTTGCGTACAAGCAGGCATGGCGCGGCGGGATTGTCGAGACGGTCGAGCCACGCAACACCAGCCGAACCTGTTCGGCCTGTGGTCACGTGGCAAAGGAGAATCGTCCGAGCCAATCCCGGTTCGAGTGTGTTGTCTGCGGCCACACGGCTCATGCCGACGTGAATGCCGCTCGCAACATTCTGGCGGCAGGACATGCCGCAACGGCCTGTGGAGGGGATGTAAGCCCATACCGGCACCTCGGTGTCGGTATGGCTGCTCCGGCGAAGTAG
- a CDS encoding type II toxin-antitoxin system HicB family antitoxin — MYPHDYNITVRRMHDEDGACFEARVRELPDVAEYGETFQEAYELAIDTVETTAAALAERGKRMPAPAVVNDDHHV; from the coding sequence ATGTATCCCCACGACTACAACATCACTGTGCGCCGTATGCACGATGAGGATGGCGCCTGCTTCGAGGCACGCGTGCGTGAACTGCCGGACGTCGCCGAGTATGGCGAGACGTTCCAGGAGGCCTATGAACTCGCCATCGATACTGTTGAAACGACCGCTGCTGCGCTCGCCGAACGGGGTAAGCGTATGCCGGCTCCAGCCGTGGTGAACGATGATCATCACGTGTAG
- a CDS encoding type II toxin-antitoxin system HicB family antitoxin produces MSTMKLGDYIARITYDEEREIFHGRIINIRDVVNFYGHTPAELKQEFRNSLDCYVELCEERGLEPAKPFSGRFNIRMSSEEHRLLAEAAERHGKSLNAWARRTLDNAARREIEGT; encoded by the coding sequence ATGAGCACGATGAAGCTGGGCGACTACATTGCTCGAATTACCTATGACGAAGAGCGCGAGATTTTCCATGGGCGCATCATTAACATCCGCGATGTCGTGAATTTCTATGGCCATACACCTGCGGAGCTGAAACAGGAGTTCAGGAACTCGCTCGACTGTTACGTCGAGCTCTGCGAGGAACGCGGTCTAGAGCCTGCCAAGCCCTTCTCGGGCCGGTTCAACATCAGGATGTCCAGCGAGGAGCATCGGCTACTGGCGGAGGCGGCCGAGCGCCACGGGAAGAGCCTGAATGCCTGGGCGCGCCGAACCCTTGATAATGCGGCACGTCGTGAAATCGAGGGCACTTAG
- a CDS encoding MarR family EPS-associated transcriptional regulator produces the protein MPGISNTSSLDEGLALRALEALERDPTLSQRALSRELGVSLGKTHYCLRALIDKGLVKLSNFQHSSRKLRYAYLLTPQGIEEKTRMTFTFLRRKEAEYQALQAEIAELRARVGTMPSDGAE, from the coding sequence ATGCCTGGTATTTCGAACACGTCGTCGCTGGATGAGGGGTTGGCGTTGAGGGCGTTGGAGGCGCTGGAGCGGGACCCGACGTTGAGTCAGCGGGCGTTGTCGCGGGAGCTGGGGGTGAGTCTGGGGAAGACGCATTACTGCCTGCGGGCGCTGATCGACAAGGGGCTGGTGAAGCTGTCGAACTTCCAGCACAGCTCACGAAAGCTCCGATACGCCTATCTCCTCACGCCGCAGGGCATCGAGGAGAAGACACGGATGACGTTCACCTTCCTGCGCCGCAAGGAGGCGGAGTACCAGGCGCTGCAGGCGGAGATTGCGGAGCTGCGGGCGCGGGTGGGGACGATGCCGAGCGACGGCGCGGAGTAG
- a CDS encoding type II toxin-antitoxin system HicA family toxin, whose protein sequence is MKRKHQKTLDAIFAHPPGANIQWHEVVSLMQALGSEVTERRGSRVAFILNERVNVQHRPHPAPSLDKGAVADLRDFLKSCGVRP, encoded by the coding sequence ATGAAACGAAAGCATCAAAAAACGCTTGATGCCATTTTCGCCCATCCGCCTGGCGCTAATATCCAATGGCATGAAGTTGTTTCCCTGATGCAGGCGCTCGGATCGGAAGTAACAGAGCGACGAGGGTCCAGGGTGGCGTTTATTCTCAACGAGAGAGTGAATGTGCAGCATCGGCCACACCCTGCTCCTTCTCTCGATAAAGGTGCGGTAGCTGACCTGAGAGATTTCCTCAAAAGCTGCGGCGTAAGGCCTTAG
- a CDS encoding glycosyltransferase family 4 protein: MMESIGMAGLLALGLSILGVMVLRAPAIALGLVDQPGGRKVHARPVPLIGGVAVLLAFGLATLLLPIPLRPYGALYAGLAVIAVSGLVDDAIGLPASLRLLAQLVMATLVVVAGGPVLTDLGSFPGLGMIGLGFLAMPVTVIAIVGFVNSLNMMDGADGLAGGAAVVILSGLSVAAALAGDTRVPALALTLAAAVLGFLVFNLRTPWRRRATVFLGDGGSLALGFAVIWLAIETAMLPGRVISPLGIAWLLAVPVVETLNLIIRRLLRGQSPFHPDREHLHHILSRAGFTIGQTTSIIIALITALGATGLTASAVGVADGWLWLGLFGFGGVHFIFTERGWRSVLALQRLRNWRIADPDRARVTGIPLSPLRQSMAVIGFYLLVATLPFGLNTAMLGLAMVIGAVVVPGTRFIHTLIREPLAWAVMAAAAWIAIRMVGEGAAPLALWHCLALSGLAALPLGWWLASSPRHVPGGALVLTVSLVVTAAIASVSPDGTAGVEDVVLAGPDRLLLLAMPLPLCVALLARQLQRAGRGWLRAGPLAALALIAAAGLVAALLGASTPLIPDGLRSDAMAMLQRTGWPGLILLALVFVLLLRPLVPLYRSGVWPRYAVLALGLLAVLVLAAVTVSQPLEGVEGGLVLTLGLAVLCMGAIQYRRIR, translated from the coding sequence CCGCTGATTGGCGGCGTCGCGGTCCTGCTCGCCTTCGGCCTTGCCACGCTGCTGCTACCCATTCCCCTGCGCCCCTATGGCGCCCTCTACGCCGGGCTCGCGGTGATCGCGGTAAGCGGTCTGGTCGACGATGCGATCGGGCTGCCGGCGAGCCTGCGGCTGCTCGCGCAGCTGGTGATGGCGACGCTGGTGGTGGTGGCCGGCGGCCCGGTCCTGACGGATCTCGGCAGCTTCCCCGGGCTGGGGATGATCGGGCTGGGGTTCCTGGCCATGCCGGTGACGGTCATCGCGATCGTCGGCTTCGTGAACAGCCTCAACATGATGGACGGCGCCGATGGCCTCGCCGGCGGGGCGGCGGTGGTGATCCTGTCGGGGCTGAGCGTTGCCGCCGCGCTGGCCGGCGATACGCGGGTGCCGGCGCTGGCGCTGACCCTGGCGGCGGCGGTGCTTGGGTTCCTGGTGTTCAACCTGCGTACGCCCTGGCGGCGCCGGGCCACGGTGTTCCTGGGCGATGGCGGCAGCCTGGCGCTGGGGTTCGCGGTGATCTGGCTCGCCATCGAGACGGCGATGCTGCCCGGGCGGGTGATCTCGCCGCTGGGTATCGCCTGGCTGCTGGCGGTGCCGGTGGTGGAGACGCTCAACCTTATCATCCGTCGCCTGCTGCGCGGTCAGAGCCCGTTCCATCCGGACCGCGAGCATCTCCACCATATTCTGAGCCGGGCCGGGTTCACCATCGGGCAGACGACATCGATCATCATCGCGCTGATCACCGCGCTGGGGGCGACGGGGCTCACCGCCTCCGCGGTGGGTGTGGCGGATGGCTGGCTGTGGCTGGGCCTGTTCGGTTTCGGTGGGGTGCATTTCATTTTCACCGAGCGGGGCTGGCGCAGCGTGCTGGCGCTGCAGCGGTTGCGGAACTGGCGGATCGCGGATCCTGACCGGGCCCGGGTGACCGGCATTCCGCTATCGCCGCTGCGGCAATCGATGGCCGTGATCGGGTTCTACCTGCTGGTGGCGACCCTGCCGTTCGGCCTGAATACCGCCATGCTGGGACTGGCGATGGTGATTGGGGCGGTGGTCGTGCCGGGTACACGGTTTATCCATACCCTGATCCGCGAGCCGCTGGCCTGGGCAGTGATGGCGGCGGCGGCCTGGATCGCGATCCGGATGGTCGGGGAGGGCGCGGCGCCGCTGGCGCTCTGGCACTGCCTGGCCCTGAGTGGGCTGGCGGCGCTGCCGCTCGGTTGGTGGCTGGCGAGCAGTCCGCGGCATGTGCCGGGCGGGGCGCTGGTGCTGACGGTCTCGCTGGTGGTCACTGCGGCGATTGCGAGTGTGTCGCCGGACGGCACGGCCGGTGTCGAAGATGTCGTCCTGGCCGGGCCGGATCGGTTGCTCCTGCTGGCGATGCCGCTACCGCTGTGTGTCGCGCTGCTGGCCCGTCAGCTCCAGCGTGCCGGGCGGGGCTGGCTGCGCGCGGGGCCGCTGGCGGCACTGGCGCTGATTGCGGCGGCGGGGCTGGTGGCTGCGCTACTGGGGGCCTCGACGCCGTTGATCCCGGATGGGTTGCGATCCGATGCCATGGCGATGTTGCAGCGCACGGGGTGGCCGGGGCTGATCCTGCTGGCGCTGGTGTTTGTGCTGTTGCTGCGGCCGCTGGTGCCGCTCTACCGATCCGGGGTTTGGCCGCGCTATGCGGTGCTGGCGCTGGGGCTGCTGGCGGTGCTGGTGCTGGCGGCCGTTACGGTGTCGCAGCCGCTGGAGGGCGTCGAGGGCGGCCTGGTGCTCACGCTGGGGCTGGCGGTGTTGTGTATGGGGGCGATTCAGTATCGACGGATTCGGTGA
- a CDS encoding formyltransferase family protein: MTCKKDIIELFDLRKEVRNEQIDNATLSRVCSRIDVHGVLYNEYTDDKLTVGNAETGLLKQSDLAALARIILVRVHTIEQFSLKAKLINTLLKLQDGRMGEFGFQAENSLEELIESVRMPPSSFDDSAKVSLVEEVREEIKEKDTNAVLIFHPGVAALKYLALMKAFKCQPRRIIVLSNSTSPKQQLKKVLRKLSASKQNKFIKNELDLRPQDCFHADTVLAASSIRDCFDSEVDYLKVKQGINDPKLAELVAASTEDIAIFSGGGILKNSFISSANKKLLHMHPGWLPSVRGADGLFWSTLDAGSPAVTSFYMNAGIDTGDIVHRSYYPAPSFPADIDHFSYGEVYRSLLQTFDPWLRAKSLTKVIQKAESLGTRPSCLPAILQNSHEGHSFHFMHPKLRDHVVKLMISRGRRQEQ; the protein is encoded by the coding sequence GTGACCTGCAAAAAAGACATAATTGAATTGTTTGATTTAAGAAAAGAAGTCCGTAACGAGCAAATAGATAATGCGACTCTGTCAAGAGTTTGTTCTCGGATCGATGTTCATGGGGTGCTGTATAATGAGTATACAGACGATAAGCTAACGGTTGGCAACGCAGAAACGGGACTATTAAAGCAGAGCGATTTAGCGGCGCTTGCTCGCATCATACTCGTGAGGGTTCACACTATTGAGCAATTCAGTCTAAAAGCTAAGCTCATCAATACGCTCCTAAAACTGCAAGATGGAAGAATGGGTGAGTTTGGTTTTCAGGCAGAGAATAGTCTAGAAGAACTGATAGAGAGCGTGCGAATGCCGCCCAGTAGTTTTGACGATTCGGCTAAGGTTTCCTTAGTAGAAGAGGTAAGAGAGGAGATAAAAGAAAAAGATACGAACGCCGTATTGATTTTTCATCCCGGAGTAGCTGCGTTGAAGTATCTTGCTCTCATGAAAGCATTCAAGTGCCAACCTCGCAGAATAATTGTGCTTAGTAATTCTACATCTCCTAAGCAACAACTGAAAAAAGTTTTACGAAAATTATCCGCTTCAAAGCAAAATAAGTTTATAAAAAACGAGTTAGATCTTAGGCCGCAGGATTGTTTTCATGCGGACACGGTGTTGGCTGCATCAAGTATTCGTGATTGCTTCGATTCAGAAGTAGATTATTTGAAGGTGAAACAAGGTATAAACGATCCGAAGTTAGCAGAGTTAGTAGCAGCATCAACAGAAGATATTGCCATATTTTCCGGTGGTGGCATATTGAAAAATAGTTTTATTAGCTCTGCAAACAAAAAGCTTTTGCATATGCACCCCGGGTGGCTTCCGTCAGTCCGTGGTGCTGATGGATTGTTTTGGTCGACGCTTGATGCAGGTAGTCCAGCTGTGACAAGTTTTTATATGAATGCGGGGATTGACACGGGAGACATAGTCCATCGGTCTTACTACCCGGCACCAAGCTTCCCGGCAGATATCGATCACTTTTCATATGGTGAGGTCTATAGATCGCTGCTTCAAACTTTTGATCCATGGCTGCGTGCTAAATCGCTAACAAAAGTTATTCAAAAAGCTGAATCACTCGGTACCAGACCTAGCTGTTTGCCAGCTATTCTGCAAAACAGCCATGAAGGCCACAGCTTTCATTTCATGCATCCTAAACTGAGAGATCATGTTGTTAAGCTGATGATTAGTAGAGGTCGGCGGCAAGAACAATGA